One region of Ahniella affigens genomic DNA includes:
- a CDS encoding helix-turn-helix domain-containing protein, with the protein MAGSITDRISLFERQDALGCWRVATCTPSPALAPFVLSYWFGEGQVFYQRDRILPGGTSFLLINLGPTQYRILPGPPEQRVPFRDIWYSGMHEGPIETEAPHGNALLGVVFQSAGARGVLHVDAQALANQIQPLEDLLGSSVLALRERLLQMSDCRARFAELEHWLLCRLRSQHAPHRLVSWAVANLQRSAGQGSVERLAAEAGVSRKYLGNLFQRDVGLSPKMLARVLRFQSALSLLAWRDTVPWVALAEHCGYYDQSHLTRDFQAFSGYAPGAFVRQARPDGQSVVVAG; encoded by the coding sequence ATGGCGGGATCCATTACTGATCGCATCAGCTTATTCGAGCGCCAAGACGCGCTCGGCTGTTGGCGCGTGGCAACCTGCACACCGAGTCCCGCGTTAGCGCCATTCGTACTCAGCTACTGGTTTGGCGAAGGCCAAGTGTTCTACCAACGCGACCGAATTCTGCCTGGCGGCACCAGCTTTTTGTTGATCAACCTGGGGCCGACGCAATATCGCATCCTGCCCGGGCCGCCTGAGCAGCGTGTACCGTTTCGGGACATCTGGTATTCCGGCATGCACGAAGGCCCGATCGAAACCGAAGCACCACATGGGAACGCGTTGCTCGGTGTGGTGTTTCAGTCAGCGGGCGCGCGTGGCGTCCTGCATGTCGACGCGCAAGCGTTGGCCAATCAGATTCAACCGCTGGAAGACTTGTTGGGCAGCAGCGTGCTCGCGCTGCGCGAGCGCTTGCTGCAGATGTCGGACTGTCGGGCCCGCTTCGCGGAACTGGAGCATTGGCTGCTGTGCCGTTTGCGCTCGCAACACGCGCCACATCGACTGGTGTCTTGGGCTGTGGCCAATTTGCAACGGTCTGCGGGACAAGGCTCGGTGGAACGATTGGCGGCAGAAGCCGGCGTCAGCCGCAAGTATCTGGGCAACCTGTTTCAGCGTGACGTCGGATTGAGTCCGAAAATGCTGGCCCGCGTGTTGCGGTTTCAATCTGCGCTGAGTCTGCTGGCCTGGCGCGATACCGTGCCTTGGGTGGCGCTCGCCGAGCACTGCGGCTATTACGACCAGTCGCACCTGACCCGCGATTTTCAGGCGTTCAGTGGTTATGCGCCGGGTGCGTTCGTACGCCAAGCGCGACCCGACGGGCAATCGGTGGTGGTGGCCGGGTAA
- a CDS encoding DUF1761 domain-containing protein — MPEFNIWAVLTAAAASFVLGGIWYSPMLFGKAWQRETGLSDEQLAKGNMALIFGLAFLLCLGASFVFAMFLGPRPPLALGLGAGSSAGLFWVTSSFGINYLFERKSLKLFFINGGYHTLQFTVIGLILALWPVPPAA, encoded by the coding sequence ATGCCGGAGTTCAATATTTGGGCCGTGTTAACAGCTGCAGCCGCCAGCTTTGTGCTGGGTGGCATTTGGTATTCGCCGATGCTGTTCGGCAAGGCCTGGCAACGGGAAACCGGGTTGTCGGACGAGCAACTCGCCAAGGGCAACATGGCCTTGATCTTCGGGCTGGCGTTTCTCCTCTGCCTCGGGGCCTCGTTTGTGTTTGCGATGTTTCTTGGGCCGCGGCCACCGCTGGCGCTCGGCCTTGGCGCAGGGTCATCGGCGGGGTTGTTCTGGGTCACGTCGAGCTTTGGCATCAACTATCTGTTCGAACGCAAGTCGCTCAAACTGTTCTTCATCAACGGCGGTTATCACACGCTGCAGTTCACGGTGATCGGGCTGATTCTGGCGCTTTGGCCCGTGCCGCCGGCTGCCTGA
- a CDS encoding SRPBCC family protein, with the protein MQIDWRAEQSSDEAAARAATGKSMGEWFLLMDAEGGPTLGRRALGQVLVDRFKLDPWWMSTLLIEYEAAHGLVEKDGRAKGYTICATKSVKASPEQSYAAFAAAVWLDRWLGPSHQLDFRDGGSLRNADGNQAVVKKVSPGKMIKLIWQGDHGAEDTPVEIKFQPAGTKTTIMITHERLQNRAAADGLRRAWGQALDRLKQQLEAA; encoded by the coding sequence ATGCAAATCGATTGGCGAGCCGAACAATCGAGCGACGAGGCCGCGGCGCGCGCGGCAACCGGGAAATCGATGGGAGAGTGGTTCCTGCTGATGGATGCCGAAGGGGGGCCGACCTTGGGCCGGCGGGCGCTGGGACAGGTTCTGGTGGATCGGTTCAAGCTCGATCCATGGTGGATGTCGACCTTGTTGATTGAGTACGAAGCCGCTCACGGTCTGGTCGAAAAAGACGGTCGGGCCAAGGGCTACACAATCTGCGCCACCAAATCGGTCAAGGCGAGCCCGGAGCAAAGCTACGCGGCGTTTGCCGCGGCGGTCTGGCTGGATCGCTGGCTCGGGCCATCGCACCAACTCGATTTTCGCGATGGTGGTTCGTTGCGGAATGCCGACGGGAATCAGGCGGTCGTGAAGAAGGTGAGTCCGGGCAAGATGATCAAACTCATCTGGCAGGGCGACCACGGCGCAGAAGACACCCCGGTCGAAATCAAATTTCAGCCAGCCGGTACCAAAACCACGATCATGATCACGCACGAACGCTTGCAGAATCGAGCCGCTGCCGATGGCTTGCGGCGGGCCTGGGGGCAAGCCTTGGACCGCCTGAAGCAACAGTTGGAAGCCGCGTAA